In bacterium, the following proteins share a genomic window:
- a CDS encoding IS66 family transposase — protein YDATSASMIGLLKYGSGLPFNRLERLEGNLGIPLPASTQWGIVRDAVGILAVGSDELIRLAAQGDVLYNDDTSTKILQLLKENQRIEQENSKERTGIFTTAIVATCAEHKIAVFLTGRQHAGENLKDVLQHRASELEVPIQMCDGLSRNVPKDFATILANCMSHARRKFVEVVDRFPEECRYVLESLRQVYRHDAIARKEEMPPDRRLRFHQDHSAEIMEALKSWMNEQLDQKKVEPNSALGGALSYMLNRWDKLTLFLRKPGAPLDNNICERALKKAILHRKNALFYKTENGARVGDIFMSLIYTAELSGVNPFDYLTELLKHPEELRRSPREWMPWNYQIAATVADAATARS, from the coding sequence AGTACGACGCGACCTCGGCGAGCATGATTGGACTCTTGAAGTACGGCAGCGGGCTGCCCTTCAACCGACTGGAAAGGCTGGAAGGAAATCTCGGGATTCCTCTTCCAGCCTCGACCCAGTGGGGCATCGTCAGAGATGCTGTCGGGATCCTCGCTGTCGGCTCGGACGAACTGATCCGACTGGCGGCACAGGGGGATGTCCTCTACAACGACGATACCTCGACAAAAATCCTTCAGCTGCTCAAAGAGAACCAGCGCATCGAGCAGGAGAACTCGAAGGAGCGTACTGGGATCTTCACCACTGCCATCGTGGCGACCTGCGCCGAACACAAAATCGCTGTGTTCCTCACCGGGCGCCAGCACGCCGGGGAAAACCTGAAGGATGTGCTCCAGCACCGGGCGTCGGAGCTCGAGGTACCGATCCAGATGTGCGACGGGCTTTCACGCAATGTACCGAAGGACTTCGCGACGATCCTGGCCAATTGCATGTCTCACGCTCGCCGGAAGTTCGTGGAAGTGGTGGATCGCTTTCCTGAAGAATGCCGTTACGTGCTCGAGTCCTTGCGTCAGGTCTACCGGCACGATGCCATCGCCCGCAAGGAGGAGATGCCGCCCGACAGGCGGCTGCGCTTCCATCAAGATCACTCGGCCGAAATCATGGAGGCACTCAAGTCCTGGATGAACGAGCAGCTGGACCAGAAGAAGGTCGAGCCGAATTCCGCCCTTGGAGGAGCGTTGTCCTACATGCTGAACCGGTGGGACAAACTCACCCTCTTTCTGCGTAAACCCGGTGCGCCGCTGGACAACAACATCTGCGAACGAGCGCTGAAGAAGGCCATCCTCCATCGCAAGAACGCGCTGTTTTACAAGACCGAGAACGGCGCTCGCGTCGGCGACATTTTCATGAGCCTGATCTACACCGCGGAGCTTTCAGGAGTCAATCCGTTCGACTATCTCACCGAGCTCCTGAAGCACCCCGAAGAGCTGCGGCGCAGCCCTCGCGAGTGGATGCCCTGGAACTACCAGATTGCCGCTACAGTCGCCGACGCCGCGACCGCTCGGTCCTGA